The Megachile rotundata isolate GNS110a chromosome 6, iyMegRotu1, whole genome shotgun sequence nucleotide sequence GTACTTGCCTACATaattgaaagataaaaatttttgGTTTCTCCGCAAGATGAGGGCAAGCTTCCAcggtaaaattattcaaaatatccGTACACAAtacagttttataattatgtttcTTACTATCAGGATTATAATCGACGCCGTGTATTTCTGTAACTTCGTATTCTGTATTTACGTTACCGTGACTACTAATGATAATAAAGCAAGAGTCGACCTTTCGTAGTTCTTTAAGTTGGGAAAATTGTTTTATCTTCTCTAATAGTcccttaaaaaaatgtaaaccaTACTAGTTTATTTCCTTCTGGAATAACAAATTATCTATGTATATACCTCTCCTGTAAGATTACAATGAGAAATAACTTGAAAACCCATTTGTTCGAACAACTCTTCCAGATTCATTCGATCATGAGCTGCCGAACATCTAGGTTCATAATCCGGATGCTCGAAACGAATATTGGTAATTATTAAAACTAATCCACGAGGTTTACTTCGCATTGGATATCTATGAACATTTTCATACACAGGTCCGTCTAAAAATTTAGTAGCTCGTTGTACTTGTATGCGTAGCGGTACTTCCGACAGTTGCATATTGTTGTAAAAACCATCTTGTACCCTATTTTGTTGACAAATCATATATATTAGATTTCGCTTAACACACGAAAAAGGATGACCAGTCagttaattagaaatattttctgcATTACCATTCTATGGTCGAAGTTAAATTCGTATCGTCTACGTCGTTAACATTTACGTCATCACCTTGATTTACGTTCCTTTCTATATCTTCGCTCCGAAGCGTGATTTTTCCTTCTAGAATATTTGCCAAATTCTCATGATCACTTTGTTTCAAACTGGTTAGGAAACGATCGAAAGCTAACGGTCCTCGCGTTTTGATCGTTAAGTATATGTCTCGTATAGTAGCTTTGTCCATGAGATTTTCCTAAAAAATATTTCGAGTAGGTCCATTATCGATCCTATACATCGGATACCGTAATTTTAAGTTGTTCATTCTTACCTCCCATCGCGGAATATTTACGTCGTCTCTGTTGAAAACTTTGTTTTCTAGTAATTTTGGCCATAGTTTAATCGCGTTAATTCTAGGTACAATATCTTGGCAATATAAATCTATGGTGTCTCGATGTTTCTGATTCATATTAAACAACGACGAAAAATATCCATGCCTCTCGATAGAATAAATA carries:
- the Dronc gene encoding death regulator Nedd2-like caspase, producing MNQKHRDTIDLYCQDIVPRINAIKLWPKLLENKVFNRDDVNIPRWEENLMDKATIRDIYLTIKTRGPLAFDRFLTSLKQSDHENLANILEGKITLRSEDIERNVNQGDDVNVNDVDDTNLTSTIEWVQDGFYNNMQLSEVPLRIQVQRATKFLDGPVYENVHRYPMRSKPRGLVLIITNIRFEHPDYEPRCSAAHDRMNLEELFEQMGFQVISHCNLTGEGLLEKIKQFSQLKELRKVDSCFIIISSHGNVNTEYEVTEIHGVDYNPDSKKHNYKTVLCTDILNNFTVEACPHLAEKPKIFIFQLCRGDKKQKLVKKPRHTTDTCNIRPSDEMMNLKINGKGTMRNNADMLIVHATLPGHVAFRDKITGSWFIQILCEVFMNHAHKTHLEDLLHMVDERLRIQRTTKEECQTLMVTSIGFNKHCYLNPGLFEDT